In Dermacentor andersoni chromosome 11, qqDerAnde1_hic_scaffold, whole genome shotgun sequence, the sequence CCATGCTTACGCAAATCTTTTGTGTTCCCCAACATCACTGGCTCGCAGGCAGTCTATAGATTTCATACAATTTTACATCCAAGCACAAGCGCTCATGACTGAAAATAAGAAATTATTGtttaaaattaaagaaagaactgATCATTACATACTATTTTACAGAAAAACAAGCATCATTAAAGACGAAGTGGTGCTGGCCATGCGCGTCCCTCGAGGTGTCCTGGTTCTGCGAAAACGATGCCGATCCTATGTCTCCATGTCCCGCGTTCCCATGCATGCAACACAAAGGCGCCGCGGGTGTTTTTCTTCAACGTCCTGAACTAAAAACCGATGCACCTCCTGTATTTGCCAGCAATAGAGAACTTGCTGTCTTAAGCACCTTCTGCGATTTGTATCTCGCTAATATGGTTATTTACACAACTTACGCATACGGGGAGACTGGCCGACGCAGGCGCTCTTAATGCTATACATATTCCGTGCATGTGTGGCGCAAGGTATACAATGCATGATCCATATCAGAGGGTTGTGTCAATGCAGAAGCCATTGTTGAAGGTGCACGGAAACCCTCTTTGATTACGGTAAGGGAACCGCAACAATGTGTACCGAGTGACGTAAGTAGCAGGGAAGCCAAATGATGTTGCGCGGCATGCTGCAATTAGCCAAGAATCTAACATTGGACATTGAACACtgacctaaaacatgtaatgttcGGCCGAAGATCTCATAAGGTTGTGAAACAACACAGTTACGTTGGCTATTCAGCGAGTGTTAATGGCGGATACATGCGTACCCGTCCATCTGTGAAACGGTAGCGTCATTTCTCAACGCGGCTCAACCCACCTGCCAAGGCTTGTTCTGCCGCTATGCGGTCAGCTTATTGTTTATTGTGATGGCAAGTATATGGACAATCCAGACACAGTTGTGCCGTCGGCGTCGCGATCGCCGTGTGGctccgtataaattccaagggcgacAGTGCGGTCTCCGCTCCCAcgacgctgtgtgtgcgagtgtaaGCGCGCGTTTAACTGGTTACGCACGTCTTTGAAATAAGATCAATGGCTCTAATGCGAGAATGGACGCGTAAGCCTTGGACGAATCCTGGTATCGGGCACACATGCACTGTTATAATATTGCGTTAACGTCAATCGGACTGCCAATCAGTGCCGTATGACTAAGTGAATCAGTCAAGCAATCGAGAACTCGCTCGGATGCATAAAGCATAGCCCGGAACAACTGTGCTTGATGAGGCTTTCCTGCTCCACAGTCTTTCCATATCGCATTGTACTGCTTTATGTTTTCCTGTCTTGTGAGTCACGTGCCATTTTTGTGAAGTCATGCACTGAAGATCGCTTAAAATCGTCTCGTTGTGAAGTTCTTCCCACAGGCGAAGTCAAGACAAGCTTATTGACTTAGCTTTTGCTATTTATTTCTTGTCCTCTCATTGTAAAGAAGGAAAGGCGAATTCGGACCAAAGTGGGCTGACTAGACTGGTCAGGGTGCTGGCACTTCTTTACACAAGCACTGCAACATGCCGTATTACTGGTACAAGACTCGCTTGTGCAGTTGGCCTAGTGGTTGACGTATCCCAGCTACGTATCGATCTAGGTGAGAAGTCGCCCTTCGAGACATAAGGAACTACGGCAGGCTAAATTAAAAACAGGTAGTTTGAAGTCATCAACGATAGGGAGGGCTTAATTACAAAAGTAAGAAAATGGTAGGATTATGGAGCactttccttgacattgacatATTTTGTGTTCTCGTACTGAGATATCGTCGACACAGCAACTGCTTAAAGTACGGTTACCTAATAACGTTCTTCTTATGGCCTGTCATACCTTTGGTGGAGGTAAAAATATTAAAAATTGAAAAACTGAATTCTTGGGTTTTTATTTGCGAAAACGACGACCTCACTATGATGCAAGTCTTAGTGTGGAATTCTTGCTGCCTGCGTAGCCACCCTACGCGGCCTCGGTAAACTTTGACATCCTCTGTTTCATTTTGATATCTATCTTTTATATGAACATCTTCCTCCTCACTATATTCATATATTTCACAGGGTGGAGTAAGTAACCAAGGTAACCATCCTGAAAGCGTGCCTTCACGTGTAACGGGATTCAGAGCTACCCCTCCCCGAGAGAAATTAGTGAGTACAGGCATGATTGTTCCCCGGGTAGCCATCTCTGTTGTCTCCGAGTTTGTTTAGAATTAAACTTTTCTAAATGTGGGCTCACCTGGCGCCGCCTTCCACCATGGCTGATGCTTGCTCCATGCCTGTGCGGCTCGTGCTGGGCGTGGCGTAATCAATGCTGGTGCTGAACGGCTGGTGCACGCAACAAGTGCTACCATATTCACTGACACCTGTATGGTAGAGAAATACAGCAACGGTATTCATTCGACCGTGTGCAAGGGCGATTCATAGGGAATGAATACATTATTATAGACGGTGCGAGACAAGAACCATTTAGTAGTGGGGGAACCCTACTGCACTGCTACCGGAGTCGATGCTTTTCCTTTCTGCAACTTTGTCTTGAATGTACGGAACAATGTCGTGGCGATGGGGATACCGAGCACGATTTTAATCCTTCTGAAGATCATTACGCTGTATCTCATATCATGGGCACAACAGAACAGTATTCGAAGGAAAACAGGACACGTCGATTTCTTGTGCGTGCAACCCTTGACCCAGCGTACTTGCTGGATTAACTAGTTATAGGCGCATTAGAAACGTCGGGAAGTTCTTGCCTTCAGCGAAACTATTACGAGCACTATACATTGCACGTTACAGACGAGAAGAAAGATAAATTGAGAGGACGCATTTCTACCGAGGGATGATAATTTATTGTTTTAAGCCTGATCAGGAATTCTTAACCTCCTATGACACATACACGTATTAGCCGAAGACGTACTCGCCTTTCAGAAACTGGGTATTCGAAGTCCATTTGGCGACTTCTGTGACTGAAGTTCCTAAGCGTGGTTGTTACCAAAGCGTTATAATTTGAGATCGTGGCACACTCAGCGGAAATTGCTGTGTACTATGACTGTTAATCTGTCAACAAGAATAATTTGTCGAACTTTCAAAAAGGGTTTGATTTGGTTAGTAGCTAAAGATTTATGCTAACAGAGCGCGAAGAACTGGGCAACAATTGTGTGTCTCATTGCGTTACATATTCATTAAATTGGTAAACTttatgctgctgttgttgcttggCGTTATATGTTGCAGCGTCAAATGGTCGGTTGCTCGTAACATGCTATGCGTGAGCAATCTTGACTCTGTGCCGAAAACGTAACAGTACCGTTGTGACCGTCCGGTATATGCATCTGAAACGCCGCCCTAATTGCAGATCACTATGTGCATTGGCATGAAAACATTACTTTGTCTACTAAATCTGATCGGTTCAAGGGAAAAATTACGGTGGTAGCACGACGAACCCAGCAAGATTTTCTTTGGCAAATAAAATTGTATGCCAATGGTCGCGCACTGATTGAAATTAATAGTGGTTAAATGATCAGGGCATGCAACGTAGTAGGGGTCTCTGTTTCTGACACGACAAGCTAGGAGCGTGTCCTCGCAGTTTACCGATGAGAGAATTCCCTCGGAAAATTGAACTGCCTTGCTTTTGCATGAACCTGCTTGTGTTCACATTCATGAATACTATGGGCAGTGATAAGGTGGTTCATGTGGGAAAGTGACTTGTTGCCACTGGTAACGTGCCTCAGTACACGCAATAAATGCACAGCTGCCACAATGGACGTACGGGCTATCTCCCATGGTCGTGGTAAAGGCGAGAGACCATCGCCCACATACCGTCGACGTTGTAAGTCCCGTTGGTTATTGGCCTGGGCTGAGTGTTCCATTGGTAACGCCAAGCGTCGTCAGAAATGCTGCAATTAATAAAGCCGATGATGTTAGGAACTTACAGCTGTGACAAAAAGTTGAAATTATCGTTTGGTAAGAGAACGTTTAGAAAAGGCGAAGTACTGCTTTGTAAGACGCTAATTGCAATATTTCGTTCTCAGTAAAGACACACTGTACTGGCTCGCATAGGAAATGCTGCACGAGGCGCTATGTCTGGTGCAGGGCACTAATCCAGTATATTCGAAACGGCACCTACATTGACTTGCACGAACACTATCAGTTTAACTGCTAGAGTACTTACAACGTCAACGATTCTTACACGTGTAGTGGGGTATATAAAATGCGTACTCCAATTTCCGTGGTGACAAAATCCGAACAATTTCAGAATAAGATATATTGCTACATGGAACATTATTTGGATTAATAAAACAAGGTGAACGATAAAAATGACACTGCGGAGATGGTTTCTGTGGTTCTGATGCAAGCCCACGTTGAtactaaaaaaaatatatcactcGTAGGAGcttccaccccccccctccccccccggtcggtcaacgcacgcgtgttagccggcgtgtcaagggcttCTGACAACGCcggcagagaaaaaaaaggagaaatggaaaggaaaaaaaaaggggggggatacgccaataAATCAAGCTAAGTGTTGTTgtctatagcttgaagtttagcatagcgaatacatTCTAAAGCTCCCGTTGAAACgcttatgcctattggttgcaatgtcttgaacttatggataaggtatgattctctgtattttctttctcgttcagaacggaaatttcactgtaagatgtagagtttaagttcttcgaagttatgacctggttggttcaaatgctcggcgacggcgtcgaaacgttggctcctgcattcaccttgttcacgtttcgaatttccatctcccgcattccccgtgtttcaGCTGGAAGTCAGTGCGACACATAACCGTCTTAACGGAAGACGGCGGCCAGGGAAGTGTAGTCTGCTATCATTTTCGAAAAAAAGCAGGCGTATACTGGGAATGCGAATAGTTGGCGCGAGAGCAAGCACCCTCTCTCCTCTATTTTCaacagcgccatccgcgtatcgctgTAGCTtggtttcgaggctatttgccacCCTTTTGTGTGTTCCCACTTACATTGCTCGCGATAGTGCTCACCAACTCGGCAAATAAAGTCAGGCAGTACGCGGTAAACTAATAAATTGCGACGTTTTAGGGGCCAGAAACAGGACCTGATAAAACGCGTCCTACAGTGGAAACTGCATTTAGACTTTCACCACCGGGgcttctttaacgagcacctaaatgcAGGTAAGCGCGAGTCTTTTTACAGTGCGCTCTCATCGAAATACGGCGGTAACATCCGGGAATGTTGCCGGGACTTGGACCTACAGCACGCAGTGCCGGGTGTGCAGTGGGAAAATCGTGCATAAGCGAAAAATATTTTATTCGTTAAATAAATTAGCTTCTCTTTGTGACAAGTTTTATCCCGAACGCTAAACAGCTTTGTCCTGAACATAATATTTACGCACCGCCCATGCATCGAAGCCACCTATATGCAAGTCTCCGATTCAAAAGCTCAAGTTGGCCGTCAACAAAGACTCGGTATAGGTGGGAACATCTGTACAGATGTAAAAGCCTATTACGTGGTTCATGTCTAAGGGTAACAATATTcaatgaaaaaatgataaacgaTAAAAGCTTACGCTGGGTAGGCGCCCAAAGAAGACGAAGCAGCCCAAGTGTTTTCACGGTTTGCGCTTGGGGTTTCTTCTTCCGTGAAGCTGAACACAGGAGGCGTGTATTCGTTGCCTCTTTCTTCAGCCATGCCTGATGTTCAGATGGCAACGAACTGGCGGTGTGTTCACGAATGTGCGATGTTGAATCTCCACGCATGCGCAGCCGATGCCCAAAACGAACGGAAGCAAATATTGCTTTTGGCAGTTCGGGATTTAGAATAAGTTGACGCCGCATATATGGGAAATTCGAGACGATAGGGCGCGCCACTAGGTTGATGCTGAAGTAGAAATTTTTCAATGATAGCAGAGGCACCACGATTACCCGCGACATCTTTCCGGTAAATCATCTAACCAAACTAACCCTCACTTCGCCCCAAAATTAGTGTTCATGTGATGACATCACTGCTATTTTTATGCTCTTGTCAAGGtgcgccgtggagacgccactcttttgtatcgactgtggttgggcgttgcctttaccaaagcctatgcatacCGCATTGAGATGATCGACACCGctacctgtgaccactgcggccgtgaagaatcgattgaccatattttgtgcgcctgcccgcggTACAGtccagagggaatgccttcgccatgAACTTGACCAGCTGGGCAACCAACCGatatcggaaaaaagaatttcACACCATCGAAAGggcctaacgtcacagaagaaggctgtgcaagcactattgcgctttttgcgatctactggcctttgtgaacgtctttaactggaacaccttttgtgtgtgtgtgtgtgtgtgtgtgtgtgtgtgtgtgtgtgtgtgtgtgtgtgtgtgtgtgtgtgtgtgtgtgtgtgtgtgtgtgtgtgtgtgtgtgtgtgtgtgtgtgtgtgtgtgtgtgtgtgtgtgtgtgtgtgtgtgtgtgtgtgtgtgtgtgtgtgtgtgtgtgtgtgtgtgtgtgtgtgtgtgtgtgtgtgtgtgtgtgtgtgtgtgtgtgtgtgtgtgtgtgtgtgtgtgtgtgtgcgtgttttttcaACGCTTTCTTCTCTGTCCTCTTTCCAACCCCTACCTCCCATccccactgtagggtagcaaacaggagactgatatctggttaacctccctgccttccctcttcatctctctctctctcttgtgaaaGCGAAGTACACGGTTTGCAGGGGATAAATTGTCGTTCGTGTAAGGACTCGTGAAAGTGTAGAAGGTATACAAGTTAAATTAGCCATAAGCAGCGTGTTATTACCAGATGCGACAATTTTGCTGACTATCAGGCTCTGTTCAAATGAAGCAGAGAGTTCGTATCGCCGGACGAGGTACGCTCACTTTTCTCTGCTATCCATAAATTGCAGTGCTGCTTTCCCAACACCAAGCAATAAGGAACTGCAGCTGCTTCGCAGTTCCCGCGCTTCTTCGGTGACGAACGCTCATGCGTTGCGCATAGCCGTGGCTTAGTCAGGCCTCGCGCACTGGGGACATTTTCACGTCCCGGTCATTCATTGGGCCTCAGTCGTAAATTGCGTTTCATGCCGACCAGTATGAGAGCTGTAGTTGTTAAATCTAATATGCTGCTGATCACTCCCAACGTTATACATATGTGTCGCACAACATTTGTTCAAATATGAGATACATCGAACCAAGGGTGACCGCTTTATCACGCTTTGAATATGATGAAACATGATGACGGAGCCGAGCAGGAACAAGCCGAGTCAGTAGTCGAGTCAGTTTTCGCTGTGCTCTCGCCGTGTGCACATTCAAACTCATTTTTCTCGCCGTCGTTTGAACCACGAGTGGGACAGGCTTCATTTACTTGCGCTTTCAGTGCAATTTGAAGATGATGGCTGTATAACAGAATTGAAGCCACATCAAACACGATATAATGCTT encodes:
- the LOC129381536 gene encoding uncharacterized protein codes for the protein MAEERGNEYTPPVFSFTEEETPSANRENTWAASSSLGAYPAISDDAWRYQWNTQPRPITNGTYNVDGVSEYGSTCCVHQPFSTSIDYATPSTSRTGMEQASAMVEGGARISQTTRVDQWNTQYLTAGVRSTDCGHTRVTESGITSSPPMVSSSCINHAQPSTNRASMEASAILENLARCAHVWKNVLA